One genomic window of Elaeis guineensis isolate ETL-2024a chromosome 2, EG11, whole genome shotgun sequence includes the following:
- the LOC105037503 gene encoding cysteine-rich receptor-like protein kinase 6 isoform X1: MVSFRHVSFPFFLCLLFLIFLSPPMAGDPLPTQCGNNGNYTANSTYESNLKLLLPYLASNTSLSGGFLNATVGEIPNQIHGLAMCRGDANASVCRSCLSDAIQDAPQLCSYNKGATVEYDECLLRYSNQRFFSTVDTSMRVFTWNPYNVTDRNRFDKIVDELMSKITDWAVSNSTRRFATGQMVNSTKAPFPEIHGLVQCTQDLSPSQCQQCLQSILQPRSTQLEGKQGGRVIAASCNFRYEIYKFFDGAATLRLEEPLENSPSPVPAPAPATLVPPLINPPNEEGKRGKNKNVIGVVLAIAIPLVIAFVLISIICICIWRRRKPAIKLPLDGSSLEEITSVESLLLDISTLRVATANFSEENKLGEGGFSAVYKGLLPDGREIAVKRLSTSSSQGFRELRNELVLVAKLQHRNLVRLMGVCWEEQEKLLVYEYVPNRSLDTILFDPEKRKQLNWGKRNKIIGGIAQGLLYLHEESQLTIIHRDLKASNILLDADLNPKISDFGLARLLGGDQTQGITSQVVGTFGYMAPEYVMHGQFSIKSDVYSFGVIVLEIVTGRKNSDFSSSEYAEDIVNHVWERWVKGTIFEILDPSLGTHCPRSELLRCVHIGLLCVQGNPSDRPNMSQVVVMLNSNSVSLQAPSRPAFCNGQSGMDSGDYSNEPDLSGGTHDQSSSKSMPVSANEVSITELEPR; the protein is encoded by the exons ATGGTTTCATTTCGCCATGtttccttccctttcttcctATGCCTTCTCTTCCTCATATTCCTTTCCCCTCCCATGGCCGGCGATCCCCTCCCCACGCAGTGTGGCAACAACGGCAACTACACGGCCAACAGCACCTATGAGTCCAACCTCAAGCTCCTCCTCCCTTACCTCGCCTCCAACACTTCTCTCTCCGGTGGCTTCCTCAACGCCACCGTCGGCGAAATTCCCAACCAAATCCACGGCCTCGCCATGTGCCGCGGCGACGCCAACGCCTCCGTCTGCCGCTCCTGCCTCAGCGACGCAATCCAAGACGCCCCCCAGCTCTGCTCGTACAACAAAGGCGCCACCGTCGAGTACGACGAGTGCCTCCTCCGCTACTCCAACCAGCGTTTCTTCTCGACCGTCGATACCTCGATGCGGGTGTTCACGTGGAACCCCTACAACGTGACCGACCGCAACCGGTTCGACAAGATTGTGGACGAGCTTATGAGCAAAATCACCGATTGGGCCGTGTCCAACTCGACGAGGAGGTTCGCCACCGGGCAGATGGTGAACTCTACCAAGGCTCCTTTTCCTGAGATACATGGGCTGGTGCAGTGCACACAGGACCTGTCGCCCAGCCAGTGCCAGCAGTGCCTCCAAAGTATCCTTCAGCCGAGATCGACACAGCTAGAGGGGAAGCAGGGAGGGAGGGTAATCGCAGCGAGCTGCAATTTTAGGTACGAGATATACAAGTTCTTCGACGGGGCAGCGACGCTAAGACTTGAGGAGCCGCTGGAGAACTCACCGTCGCCGGTGCCGGCGCCGGCGCCTGCCACGTTAGTGCCTCCACTTATCAACCCTCCTAATGAAGAAGGTAAGAGGG GAAAGAACAAAAATGTCATTGGTGTGGTCCTTGCTATTGCTATACCTCTAGTAATTGCATTCGTGCTGATCTCCATAATTTGCATTTGCATCTGGAGGAGAAGGAAGCCAGCTATAAAGTTACCCT TAGATGGGAGTAGCCTGGAGGAAATCACAAGTGTCGAGTCCCTATTACTCGATATATCCACACTACGAGTTGCAACAGCTAACTTCTCCGAAGAGAACAAACTTGGAGAAGGTGGCTTCAGTGCAGTTTACAAG GGACTACTACCTGATGGACGAGAAATAGCAGTCAAGAGGTTATCAACTAGTTCATCACAAGGATTCAGAGAGCTGAGAAATGAGCTAGTTTTAGTTGCAAAGCTCCAGCACAGGAATCTTGTAAGGCTTATGGGTGTTTGCTGGGAAGAACAAGAGAAGTTGCTTGTTTATGAATATGTGCCTAACAGAAGCCTGGACACCATTCTTTTTG ATCCTGAGAAGCGCAAACAGCTAAACTGGGGAAAAAGGAACAAGATCATTGGCGGGATTGCTCAAGGCCTACTGTACCTACATGAAGAATCTCAATTAACAATTATACATCGGGATTTAAAAGCCAGCAATATCTTATTAGATGCAGATTTGAACCCAAAGATTTCAGACTTTGGGTTGGCTAGGCTTCTTGGTGGGGACCAAACTCAGGGCATCACGAGCCAAGTTGTTGGAACATT TGGGTATATGGCACCGGAGTATGTCATGCATGGGCAGTTTTCTATCAAGTCAGATGTATACAGTTTTGGTGTTATAGTTTTAGAGATCGTGACAGGCAGAAAGAACAGTGATTTCTCTAGTTCTGAATATGCTGAAGACATAGTGAACCAT GTCTGGGAGCGGTGGGTCAAAGGAACAATtttcgagatattggacccatcttTAGGCACACATTGCCCAAGGAGTGAACTGTTAAGATGTGTTCACATTGGCCTATTGTGTGTCCAGGgaaatccatctgatagacccAACATGTCACAAGTTGTTGTGATGCTTAACAGTAACTCTGTCTCTCTCCAGGCTCCTTCTAGACCAGCATTTTGCAATGGACAGAGTGGCATGGATTCAGGTGATTATTCAAATGAACCTGATTTATCTGGAGGTACGCATGACCAATCTTCAAGCAAGTCAATGCCAGTGTCAGCAAATGAGGTGTCGATTACAGAACTTGAACCTAGATAG
- the LOC105037503 gene encoding cysteine-rich receptor-like protein kinase 6 isoform X2, producing the protein MVSFRHVSFPFFLCLLFLIFLSPPMAGDPLPTQCGNNGNYTANSTYESNLKLLLPYLASNTSLSGGFLNATVGEIPNQIHGLAMCRGDANASVCRSCLSDAIQDAPQLCSYNKGATVEYDECLLRYSNQRFFSTVDTSMRVFTWNPYNVTDRNRFDKIVDELMSKITDWAVSNSTRRFATGQMVNSTKAPFPEIHGLVQCTQDLSPSQCQQCLQSILQPRSTQLEGKQGGRVIAASCNFRYEIYKFFDGAATLRLEEPLENSPSPVPAPAPATLVPPLINPPNEEGKNKNVIGVVLAIAIPLVIAFVLISIICICIWRRRKPAIKLPLDGSSLEEITSVESLLLDISTLRVATANFSEENKLGEGGFSAVYKGLLPDGREIAVKRLSTSSSQGFRELRNELVLVAKLQHRNLVRLMGVCWEEQEKLLVYEYVPNRSLDTILFDPEKRKQLNWGKRNKIIGGIAQGLLYLHEESQLTIIHRDLKASNILLDADLNPKISDFGLARLLGGDQTQGITSQVVGTFGYMAPEYVMHGQFSIKSDVYSFGVIVLEIVTGRKNSDFSSSEYAEDIVNHVWERWVKGTIFEILDPSLGTHCPRSELLRCVHIGLLCVQGNPSDRPNMSQVVVMLNSNSVSLQAPSRPAFCNGQSGMDSGDYSNEPDLSGGTHDQSSSKSMPVSANEVSITELEPR; encoded by the exons ATGGTTTCATTTCGCCATGtttccttccctttcttcctATGCCTTCTCTTCCTCATATTCCTTTCCCCTCCCATGGCCGGCGATCCCCTCCCCACGCAGTGTGGCAACAACGGCAACTACACGGCCAACAGCACCTATGAGTCCAACCTCAAGCTCCTCCTCCCTTACCTCGCCTCCAACACTTCTCTCTCCGGTGGCTTCCTCAACGCCACCGTCGGCGAAATTCCCAACCAAATCCACGGCCTCGCCATGTGCCGCGGCGACGCCAACGCCTCCGTCTGCCGCTCCTGCCTCAGCGACGCAATCCAAGACGCCCCCCAGCTCTGCTCGTACAACAAAGGCGCCACCGTCGAGTACGACGAGTGCCTCCTCCGCTACTCCAACCAGCGTTTCTTCTCGACCGTCGATACCTCGATGCGGGTGTTCACGTGGAACCCCTACAACGTGACCGACCGCAACCGGTTCGACAAGATTGTGGACGAGCTTATGAGCAAAATCACCGATTGGGCCGTGTCCAACTCGACGAGGAGGTTCGCCACCGGGCAGATGGTGAACTCTACCAAGGCTCCTTTTCCTGAGATACATGGGCTGGTGCAGTGCACACAGGACCTGTCGCCCAGCCAGTGCCAGCAGTGCCTCCAAAGTATCCTTCAGCCGAGATCGACACAGCTAGAGGGGAAGCAGGGAGGGAGGGTAATCGCAGCGAGCTGCAATTTTAGGTACGAGATATACAAGTTCTTCGACGGGGCAGCGACGCTAAGACTTGAGGAGCCGCTGGAGAACTCACCGTCGCCGGTGCCGGCGCCGGCGCCTGCCACGTTAGTGCCTCCACTTATCAACCCTCCTAATGAAGAAG GAAAGAACAAAAATGTCATTGGTGTGGTCCTTGCTATTGCTATACCTCTAGTAATTGCATTCGTGCTGATCTCCATAATTTGCATTTGCATCTGGAGGAGAAGGAAGCCAGCTATAAAGTTACCCT TAGATGGGAGTAGCCTGGAGGAAATCACAAGTGTCGAGTCCCTATTACTCGATATATCCACACTACGAGTTGCAACAGCTAACTTCTCCGAAGAGAACAAACTTGGAGAAGGTGGCTTCAGTGCAGTTTACAAG GGACTACTACCTGATGGACGAGAAATAGCAGTCAAGAGGTTATCAACTAGTTCATCACAAGGATTCAGAGAGCTGAGAAATGAGCTAGTTTTAGTTGCAAAGCTCCAGCACAGGAATCTTGTAAGGCTTATGGGTGTTTGCTGGGAAGAACAAGAGAAGTTGCTTGTTTATGAATATGTGCCTAACAGAAGCCTGGACACCATTCTTTTTG ATCCTGAGAAGCGCAAACAGCTAAACTGGGGAAAAAGGAACAAGATCATTGGCGGGATTGCTCAAGGCCTACTGTACCTACATGAAGAATCTCAATTAACAATTATACATCGGGATTTAAAAGCCAGCAATATCTTATTAGATGCAGATTTGAACCCAAAGATTTCAGACTTTGGGTTGGCTAGGCTTCTTGGTGGGGACCAAACTCAGGGCATCACGAGCCAAGTTGTTGGAACATT TGGGTATATGGCACCGGAGTATGTCATGCATGGGCAGTTTTCTATCAAGTCAGATGTATACAGTTTTGGTGTTATAGTTTTAGAGATCGTGACAGGCAGAAAGAACAGTGATTTCTCTAGTTCTGAATATGCTGAAGACATAGTGAACCAT GTCTGGGAGCGGTGGGTCAAAGGAACAATtttcgagatattggacccatcttTAGGCACACATTGCCCAAGGAGTGAACTGTTAAGATGTGTTCACATTGGCCTATTGTGTGTCCAGGgaaatccatctgatagacccAACATGTCACAAGTTGTTGTGATGCTTAACAGTAACTCTGTCTCTCTCCAGGCTCCTTCTAGACCAGCATTTTGCAATGGACAGAGTGGCATGGATTCAGGTGATTATTCAAATGAACCTGATTTATCTGGAGGTACGCATGACCAATCTTCAAGCAAGTCAATGCCAGTGTCAGCAAATGAGGTGTCGATTACAGAACTTGAACCTAGATAG